The Ovis canadensis isolate MfBH-ARS-UI-01 breed Bighorn chromosome 24, ARS-UI_OviCan_v2, whole genome shotgun sequence DNA window CCGGATTGAATCCATGGCTTAGTTCTGCTCAGCATGTTTGTGAGTCGTATCTTTATTCACGCACATGGCAGCAGTTCATTCTTACTGTTGTCTACTTCATAGTTCATCCACCCAGCATCCTCTCAATGGGACAGCTGGCTGCTTCCAGCTGGGGCTCTGATGAATAATGCCATAGTAAATCTCCTGACCTGCATCTCTTGGTTCATACGTGTGTCTTTGTCAGGTGCTGATCTAGAAATGGGGTTGTTGGATCGGATGGGTATGGTGTTTCTTTAGTAGATACTGTGAAACCATGGTCCAAAGCAGTTGCACTGACTCTGCTTCCGCCAGTTGTGTATGAGGGTTGTGGTGGTTCCAAGTACTTGGTGGTGTCAGTCTCACATATTACAGCGGCAGCTCTGCTGGGTGTGCAGTGCTGTTCtgctgtggttttcattttcctcatacCTGATGAGGTTAAGCATTCGTTCATGTCTTTATTGACCATTTGTGCTATGTTTGTTCACGATTTTCCcattaggtttttctttttcttactgtcAATAATTTGCAAGACTTCTGTGTGTATTCTAGATGAGGCATTTGTCAGAAGTATGTTATTATAAACATCTCCTGGGGCTTGATTTTTAACCCTTTGAAAGATATCTAGGTGCTTTTTGTatcctaagaaatctttgcttatCAAAAGCGATGAAGATACTATCCTAAGTTTTCTTCTCAAAGTTTGTTTTCCAATTCACATTTAGGTTTGGGGATGGTGTGAGGCTAGGGGTTGATCAAGAGCCCTGTTCTTCTCATGTGACTGACTGTCCCGTTTGGCCCATTACCACTGATGAAAGGACCACCCTTTCCCACTACACCGCCATGTCACCTTTGTCCCTGTATGCAGCGTCTGTTTCTGGATTTTCTGATCTCCCATTTGCTGTCTTGTCCTTGCATCAGCGTCATCTTCATAACTGGCTCTGTAATAAATGTTGCTGTCTGGTAGTATGATGCTCCcagctttgcttttcttctttaaagatgCCTTGGTCGTTTTgggtcctttgcatttctgtataaAGCTTTGAATCATCTTCTAAATTTTTACCAAGCAAGCAAGCAGACAAAACCTGCAGAGATTTTGATTAGGGTCTAATTTGACTGACATCTCTACCATATTGAGTCAGCCAACCCATGACCAGGTAGTTTTCTCTTTGTAAGTTCACAGATTGTTAACAGGAGCAATGTCAACCCCAGAAATCATTTTATTAGAAaagctaattttctttttcttttgaaggcCACTCAATGACAAGAACAACAACAGTGGGAATCCAGCTTTGAACACTACCACATCTAACACACCAAGACAGAATACACCTGCTCCTGTGAGAAAGCCAGGACCTCTGCCATCGAGCTTGGATGATTTAAAGGTGATCATTGCAAGTGGGGTTTATTCACCTTACAGGTGAATAAGGACCACAAAACTGTAAACTATGCCAGATCTGTCCAGCAGATGTAGGCAGTTTCTAGTAGGCCTTCAACTCTACCAGCAATAGAATAGCCATTGTAGAAGTACTTTCTTTTTACATCCATTAAGTTGCCTTTAAAATGACCAGtaataaatttccatttattgAGCAAATGCCATGAGCAAGCACCTTCCTCCCTGCTTGTTGCGAAGTTTGGGAGAAGAGGAAGATGTAACAGTTAAGAACGTGATCTCCAGGGCCCTCTTTACTGGGTTCCACCCCTACACAGCCTTCTGTTACCTGTGATAGCTTGGACCAGTGACATACCCtctctccccatctgtaaaacgggaataataatacctacaCCTCATGTGAAGGTTAACATAAAGAGTAAAGCACTTCTGGCGGTGTCTGGCCCATGGCAGTTACACAGTAAATGTAACTGTTATTGTTTCTGGTAGTAAATCTTTTGAGGTAGCAAAGGAATTAGCCTCTAATAACCCTTGCTTTATCACTGGCCTTTCAGGTCCTTTATGTCTATAATtctgtgtttttgtgtgtttaaaaaaagagaactgtCACACTTACATGCAGTCATACAGAGCTGTCTGACAGATGTAGGCACCTTTTCCAGCACACAGGTGTGCTATAGATTTGTCAGAAGGTCGTAACACCAAAAAAGCGATCTGATTGATTTGTACTTCCAGGTATCGGAGCTGAAGACAGAGCTGAAGTTAAGGGGTCTCCCCGTGTCAGGCACCAAACTGGACCTCATTGAACGCCTGAAACCCTACCAGGAAGTGAACAGTGGCAGCCCTGCTGCCGGTGGCATCACAGCCGTGCCCACACCCGCCGTCGTCCCCAGCAACCCCGAAGTCACCGTGGCCCTGCCAGTGACAACACTACAGAACTCTGTGACCAGCTCAGGCTCCACTTTCAAGGCAGAGCTGCCCCCCGCTGGCAGCAGCAGCGCGGCCCGCGTGGACAGCGGTAGCTCCCCGCTGCCCATCTCACCCGCGCCTTCCGAACAGTCCAGCCTCAGTGCCGAGGACACGAGCATGGCCGACACGCTCACCGAGATCATGACCATGATGTCCCCGTCGCAGTTCCTGTGCTCGTCGCCCCTGCGGGCAGCCAGCACCGAGGACAGCCTCAGCCCCACCAGCAGCACGCTGTCCACCCTGGAGCTGGACGCGGCCGAGAAGGACCGCAAGCTCCAGGAGAAGGAGAAGCAGATCGAGGAGCTGAAGCGGAAACTGGAGCAGGAGCAGAAGCTCGTGGAAGTTCTGAAGATGCAGCTGGAGGTGGAGAAGCGAGGGCAGCAGCAGCGGCCCCTggagcccccacccccggccagCGCCCCGGCCCCTTCGGTCTCCAAGGCCGACCAGACACGGGGCCCCACCGCTTCTACCACCAAAGAGGAGGCTCCACTCCCCGACGGCCCCGGCCCAGTGGCTGGCCAGACCCTTGTTGCCAAAAAGGCCGTAGTGATCAAGCAAGAGGTGCCTGTGGCCCCGGCTGAGCCACCGAGCCTCGTCCCACAGTTTTATGTGAGTTCCCAGGGCCAGCCGCCCGCCGGGGTCGCTCAGCCGCAGGCTTTACTGACCACGCAAactgcacagctgctgctccctgTGTCCATCCAGGGCTCCGGTGTGACCTCAGTGCAGCTCCCTGTAGGCAGCCTCCAACTCCAGGTGTGAAGCGTGTCTTCTAACTCCTTGCCTTGCAGCCTGCCTGACCCAGAAA harbors:
- the MRTFB gene encoding myocardin-related transcription factor B isoform X7; translation: MDHTGALDTEDELGPLAHLAPSPQSEAVAHEFQELSLQSSQHLPPLNERKNVLQLRLQQRRTREQLVDQGIMPPLKSPAAFHEQIKSLERARTENFLKHKIRSRPDRSELVRMHILEETFAEPSLQATQMKLKRARLADDLNEKIAQRPGPMELVEKNILPVDSSVKEAIIGVGKEDYPQTQGDFSFDEDSSDALSPDQPASQESQGSAASPSEPKVSESPSPVTTNTPAQFTPVSPAVPEFLKTPTADQPPPRSTAPVLPPSTTSSAKPGPALVKQSHPKNPNDKHRSKKCKDPKPRVKKLKYHQYIPPDQKGERNEPQMDSNYARLLQQQQLFLQLQILSQQQQHYNYQTILPAPLKPLNDKNNNSGNPALNTTTSNTPRQNTPAPVRKPGPLPSSLDDLKVSELKTELKLRGLPVSGTKLDLIERLKPYQEVNSGSPAAGGITAVPTPAVVPSNPEVTVALPVTTLQNSVTSSGSTFKAELPPAGSSSAARVDSGSSPLPISPAPSEQSSLSAEDTSMADTLTEIMTMMSPSQFLCSSPLRAASTEDSLSPTSSTLSTLELDAAEKDRKLQEKEKQIEELKRKLEQEQKLVEVLKMQLEVEKRGQQQRPLEPPPPASAPAPSVSKADQTRGPTASTTKEEAPLPDGPGPVAGQTLVAKKAVVIKQEVPVAPAEPPSLVPQFYVSSQGQPPAGVAQPQALLTTQTAQLLLPVSIQGSGVTSVQLPVGSLQLQM